In Pelecanus crispus isolate bPelCri1 chromosome 13, bPelCri1.pri, whole genome shotgun sequence, the DNA window ttgtttgttacGGCTGGAGATGGCTTGCTTTTCATCCCTTCTGTCCCACCCTTGGACACATCGATGAACAGCAACCTGGGAGTCCGGAGTGTCAGCAGTATCCTTTTGTACTCCTTCCGGAAGTTCTGGTTAAGAAGCCCATAGATCACAGCATTGAGGCAGCTGTTAAAATAGGCCATAAAATAGCTCAGGACAAAAAGCCATTCTGGAATGTGTGGCTGCACTTTTGAAGGATTAATCGAAACAGCAAGGCCAATAAAGTTTAACGgtccccagcacacagcaaaaaggacaaaaaccacaaacataGTCAAGAAATTCCGGATGTCAGCTGCTCTGAGCTTCTGCTTGCAGTCTTGTCTCACCCGGTTTTTGACTTGAATCACCAAAATCCAGATCCGTAGGTAGCAAAACGTCACGATGGACAGTGGGACAATGAAGTGAACCACCACCACTGTGATGGTGTATGATGTACTTACTGTCTGAGCAAAGGTGCAGGAGTAAATCCGGGGGTCATACTGCAAGGAGCCAACGAAGAAGTTTGGCACAATTGCCACCACTGTGAGTATCCAGGTCAGGCAGAGATAGCAGCAGGTATTCTTCAGGTTGAATAGCTTATCGTACCGAAGGCTGTGGCAAATGTAGCAGTAGCGGTTGATTGCGATCGCTGTGATGTTGAAAATGGACCCGATGACACTTAAGCCCATCAGGAACCCACTTATCTGGCAGTGAACATTTCCCATGGTCCATCCATTATGGAAAATGGCACTCAAGATCAGAGGGTATGGATAAACCGCAACTACAAGGTCTGCGACAGACAAACTGACGACAAAGATGTTGCCTACAAAAAAGAAGAGACCTTGGGAGGTTAGTGTAGGTCCAGATAGACAACTTGCAACTCAGAACTCCTCTTTAGACCTGACTCTTCTCACAGGCTTCACTCTACCCTCCATTTGGAATTTGAAACCCTAGAAAATAAGACTGTTCTACTAGTGACAGCAATGGAGAGTAATTCGGCATGATTAACCTGCATATTCCTTCTTAAGAAAATTCTAAACTGGAAGCATTACCCTTAACTCAGCTATAGCTGTGGGTCAAGTTCCTGCATTCCTCTAAGTTGTGTAGGAGAGAAGGATTTTGCTCTCCTTGCTAATCAGCCAGCACGACTGTAGTCACCAGGCAGCCACCTAGCATTCGCTGTCCTGCAGAGAACTTAGTTCCTTTAAATACTATGTAGGACACAATACTTTCTATAACATCACACAGTGACACTTTACATAAGCTCTGTCCATCATGGGCCAAAGAACTGGGGCAGACAGGTTAAGTTTTCAGTGGTTTATTCATTGCACTGACAGCAGTTGCACAGGAAAGGTCTTTTTTCGTCTTTTGGACATCCACAGGTATATTTTCACCAGAATTTCTGCAGTGTTCATGCTAAGGAGCGTGTGTTCTTCCAGCACCCAGGGTGCAGCCAGCCTTTATGTTCTTATCTTATTTGGGATGTTTCCTGTtcctttaatattaaaactgtCCAATGCAATATGGAAGGTCAATCACTCCTACACTGTCTGGGCCTGGGCAGGGAATACGATTAATAAGCTGCTGTCAGCCACCTCTGCAGAGGATATGCTGCAGTTTGTCTGTTTACACTCTAAAACTAAGAGTTGAGACTCTGtgcaaatatgaaataatttaagcCTTGCTGGATTGAAAATGGCACATTGCATGGGACAACATCTGTCAGCTCCGCTGTGTGGAGCAGCCTCCAATGACCTGGGCAACCAGTGACTTCCCAACAGCAGTTACTGCTCATTTTATGAGTCCGGTGTATTTTTAGGGAGGCAAAAAGCCTTTCTGTTCAGTTTGCCAGTCTGAGTAGAGGAGTGCATTAAGAAAGGGACCTTGAGGTCTTTTGGGAACTGGTGTAACTACAGGACCAGCTATAATGTTGAAAAGGACATCTgtcaaaatgcagctttttgatAACTAGACAAATTGTGATTTCAGGACGAGCTCAACAATGCAGTTAGAGGACAGCACGCTAGAAAAAGTAGTTGTTTTTCCTAACTTTACTACCTTCAGGTATATCTGCAgtggcaggaaggaaaatattacTAGAGTACCAGTAGAGGCTATGTTTAACACATTTAAGGTGTTAACACCTGTGCCCCATGCGTTACAGGCAACATCCCAGCCCACTGATCACACCTGCACCTTCTCTTCAAACCCTCATATCCTGCTGTCTaccaaattatattaaaaaaaacttaaaagtgGTCTTTTTCTGGCGTATCCATGAAGGGACTCTGAGATCTCACTTCAGCTAGGTCACTGGCTttagtatttgaaaaatacacCCAAGGGCTGGCAGAAATCACAGCTGCATTGCCATTGCAGTTGGCTCATTGCTATGTTTGTTGCCAACAAAAACTAACAGGACAAGTCAACAGTTCCTATCAGGCAGCAGAGTCCACTTCACGCTGACTGGAAAACAGTCCAGACTTGAGAACAGCCCACGGCAGTGTGGAGCTGAGACAGCTGACACAAAGCGTcgttttaaaataaacattagcAGAGGTCATGTGAAGTGCTGAAATCTTTTTAGAGAGAGATTTCACATAGACAGGTTTACCACAGCATACAACTTCTGTGGCTGCTGTGcctcagtgctgcttttttgctgATTAATATCTACCTtagagctttttaaaatgcagtcacTGAACCTGGTCCCCATATAATTAACTCCATTTATGCCTGCTGTCAAGGGCAGAACCACCTGTGGTCAGGCTTAGTGCTCGCGCAAGCACCCTGGAGAGGGAACGCTCTTCTGCTGCAAAACTTTTATTCCTTCAATCAAAAATATGCCACTTCAACAAAAAGCAGAATGTGTCCCCAGCACCAGaatttccttttggaaaggttttccaaaaccattttcaagagaacaaaacaaagacatatCAGCAACCCAATTCAGGAGATTTCCCGAGGATGCTCGAGACAGACTCCACTGATGGGACCACAACCCGCCCTCTTCACTGGTCCTGTCCCACCTGGAtacatagaaccatagaatcgtctaggttgtaaaagacctttaagatcatccagtccaaccattaacctaacattaccaagtccacactaaaccaattaagggtagactagactaaaccatgtcccagagtgccacgtctatccattttttgaacaccaccacctctctgggcagcctgttccaatgcttgactaccctttctgtgaagaaatttttcctaatatccaatctaaacctcccctggcgcagcttgagcccatttcctcttgtcctatcgctaactacttgggagaagagaccaacacccgcctcactacaccctcctttcaggtagttatagagagcgataaggtctcccctcagcctcctcttctccagggtaaACAACCCCACACGTTTATATACACAGGCGGTCGGAGAGCAAGCCCCTGCATTTGCTGGGGATGAAAGACAGCCACATTTAACACCCAGTTCTGAACcaggcaaagcagaacaaagctgGATATTCCCTACTTAAGACAGCACATCAGTAGATTTAATCCAAAGCTTAGCAAAATCATAGAGAAAATTATTAGCCTCACAtcactgccagctgctgggagaaATGAGCAGTCTCTGTCAGTCTTTCTTCACTAACTTGAATAGTTGGGAGGAAGTAAAAAtatagggggggaaaaaaatctataaagaTAATATTCACAGGATGGACTGAGTAGCTTGGATTCAACCCAAGAGCACAGTATTGTGTGTATTATTTTGATACCACTTCATTGCATGTTGCTccagcagggagaaaatgagacagTTTTATCAAGACAAGAATTAATAATCTCCTCCTTTACTTGGAGAGCAATCCTGCCAtcctctgctctgtgctttcaACTTGCAGTCTTGGCTCTCCTATCAGCTAGAAGGCCTATCACCCCAGCAGGGTGTCAGGTCCCTGAAAATAAGCTCAGAAAGGTTCACTCAGTActatttcacagaaagaaaccCACCTTCCATTTTATTTGGCAATGTGATcaacttaatatttttcttctggtgaGATGAACATGAAGGTCAGACCCATATAATAGCCACTTGCCAGTCAGTCCTGAAAATCAGTGCATTTTTAATGACTGAGGACTGAAAAGAGGGGGCACATCGCATGCCCCCAAAGCAGAACATGCCCTTCAATGTATGAGACCTGGCTGCTggcaatttattaaaataaaagtaacttGAGTTAACCACTAGCCTGTTGAATAACAACAGGCTGATTTTGCAAACTGCTTCAGCCTCGCAGTCCCTGCTTTGCTGAGACCACAGTGCGGCAGGCCCTGCGGCCAAAGGCTTCTGTCCTTGTCCCCTCTAGGATGAGATCAGACTCTCACGCCCAAAACCACTGCAGAATGAGAAGCCATCTAATGTGTGGCTCTTAGGGAAGGTAAAGAGCAGTGTCCTGCCAATGACCATtactatatttttttacatttttccactATAAAACAAAGAAGTCCTGCCCATAAATAACAACAGCAGGACTTCAtctcaaatttaaaattatctgcTTCTGTGACACTATTTTCAGatgtatctttttctctttgtgggCATGTGACTATATTTCCTCATTAGCTTTCACATTTTCCGTCCTGTTTTTAACTTCTACTTAGTATAAATTGGTTTGTGTGCCACTGTGCTCTATCCCCAGTTACGGAGTCATACGTGAAGAAGCATGAATGGTGGAGAAAGGCGTCTGTCACAAGCATACTGGTAATACAGACTTGGCCACCTTTTCAGAGAAACTTGAAatctttttacatttcagagGTCCAACACAAAGCTATAGATTATAGAAGTATGATACACTGTTCGCAGTGTAATCCACAaattctttggggaaaaaaaacccacaaaacaacgTAAAGCCCATAGGCAGAGCAGATTATAAGCATGTGTGAGTAATACAAAAGGGAATTTATCTCAGAACATCTTCTGGCCTAGTACCTTTGAGTTCCCCTCCTCACTCCCATACTCCTATAATCCTGTTTCTGCTCAGTCCAACAGCCTGCTCCTGTATTCCAGCAGTTCCCTGGCCCTGCTTCTCATTTTGCCTGGATTATCCAACAACACAGGTTATCTGAGGACTTATCGTCACGTCCTGGTGCTAGGAAACATGGAAATACCACAATGAGTTCTGCAAATCAATAAACCATATACGTAAATGTCTTCAATGGTAGGCTGCCCAAACAGCACCTGACTTCCATACAAAAAGACATCATTCTTCTACAGAGATTAACTGAGCATTGCTGTACGAATACAAGGGTCGGTGGCCCTGCCTGCCTCAGGAGGCTGTTGGAAATCCCTCGGTGCACAAGCTCCAGTTGCAGAGATTTAGCCTCTCCCTGCTGTTCCCACACAGCAGTTGTGGGCTGTCCTTTAGGACACATGGGCTGTGTTTTAGGTATCCTGAACATAGAAGCTGTgttgaaaaggaaaggaaaaaaaaaaaaaaaaaggaggtaaaatatttttctgaaaattggcTATTTTTAGAAATCCCAGAATGTTCAAAGCAAGCACCCAAAAGCCTTGTTCTCTGTTATCCATTTAAAGCTCTCTTACACTAGCATTCCTTGCTGAAATATTACAGAACTATGCTTGCTTCAGGTTAACAAGATACAGATGCTCAATGCAGCCTGAAGATAACACTGTTACCTGCAAACCTAGTGCTGAAATTGAAATGTCCTGAGCGACATGAGTTGCACCAAAGCAAAGAGACAGTTTTGCAGATCAACTTCTGCTCGCCTGGCAAAGTTCAGCCCCAGCTGAGCAGGAAAGAGGGCTTCGCTGTCCAGGTCGCCCCTTCCCGCCAGCCACCTTGCAGGCATCTGAGTCGCTCTCAAGTGGCTGGTGACCAGCACAGCATTTTGggggaaacaaaaccacataCAA includes these proteins:
- the GPR50 gene encoding melatonin-related receptor produces the protein MERPGSNGSCPGCRLEGAQPARAATALAAVLIFTIVVDVLGNALVILSVLRNKKLRNAGNIFVVSLSVADLVVAVYPYPLILSAIFHNGWTMGNVHCQISGFLMGLSVIGSIFNITAIAINRYCYICHSLRYDKLFNLKNTCCYLCLTWILTVVAIVPNFFVGSLQYDPRIYSCTFAQTVSTSYTITVVVVHFIVPLSIVTFCYLRIWILVIQVKNRVRQDCKQKLRAADIRNFLTMFVVFVLFAVCWGPLNFIGLAVSINPSKVQPHIPEWLFVLSYFMAYFNSCLNAVIYGLLNQNFRKEYKRILLTLRTPRLLFIDVSKGGTEGMKSKPSPAVTNNNNQAEIHL